From a single Mycolicibacterium mengxianglii genomic region:
- a CDS encoding acyl-CoA dehydrogenase — MAIALTDDHRELGEVARGFLTAQKVRAAARELLDADDEVRPLFWGDLAALGWLGLHIAEEYGGSGYGFPELVVVVEELGRAVAPGPFVPTVAAAAVVQYAGSDTQKERLLPGLVDGSVVAGVGFGGDVVLDAERASGSAGVVLGAGLADLLVIAAGEDVLVLDRRREGVSIEVPENLDLTRRSGRVLLDNVAISEADILPGARAAAVARARALFAAEAVGGAVDCLDSAVEYAKVRQQFGRTIATFQAVKHHCANMLVAAESAVALVWDAARAESEDEQQFRLMAAAAAASALPAYVRNAELNIQVHGGIGYTWEHDAHLHLRRALVLRAVLGGDGPADDVFALTAAGVTRPNSLDLPAEAEELRAQIRVDAAEIAALDTDRQLDKLIATGYVMPHWPKPWGRAADAVAQLVIEEEFTAAGITRPDYSITGWVILTLVQHGTPWQIERFVEKALRKEEIWCQLFSEPDAGSDAAAVKTRATRVDGGWLINGQKVWTSGAHYCARGLATVRTDFDVPKHAGITTVIIDMKAPGVEVRPLRMITGGSEFNEVFFNDVFVPDEDVVGEPNTGWTVARATLGNERVSIGGGSGVNEMASAALVPLAQQHQNRLAGARTRVGDFLADDHAMRLLNLRRAVRSIEGAGPGPEGNITKLKLAEHMNEHAAISAALVGADAALMDGPALMVNRMTMGARGMAIAGGTSEVTRNQIAERILGMPRDPLIK; from the coding sequence ATGGCCATCGCCCTGACTGACGATCACCGTGAACTCGGCGAAGTCGCCCGCGGATTCCTGACAGCGCAAAAAGTCCGGGCGGCTGCCCGGGAACTGCTCGATGCCGACGATGAGGTGCGCCCGCTGTTCTGGGGTGACCTGGCGGCGCTGGGCTGGCTGGGACTGCACATCGCTGAGGAGTACGGCGGTTCGGGCTACGGGTTCCCCGAACTCGTGGTGGTGGTCGAGGAGTTGGGGCGGGCGGTGGCGCCGGGTCCGTTCGTACCGACTGTGGCGGCGGCTGCGGTGGTGCAGTACGCCGGCTCGGACACGCAGAAGGAGCGGCTGCTTCCGGGTCTGGTCGACGGCTCTGTCGTGGCCGGAGTCGGCTTCGGCGGTGACGTGGTGCTCGATGCCGAACGTGCCAGTGGATCGGCCGGGGTGGTATTGGGCGCCGGGTTGGCCGACCTACTGGTGATCGCTGCCGGCGAGGACGTGCTGGTGCTGGACCGCAGGCGCGAAGGCGTCTCGATCGAGGTGCCCGAGAACCTCGACCTCACCCGGCGCTCCGGCCGGGTGCTGTTGGACAACGTGGCGATATCCGAGGCCGACATCCTGCCCGGTGCACGGGCCGCTGCGGTGGCGCGGGCGCGGGCCCTGTTCGCTGCCGAGGCCGTTGGTGGAGCGGTGGACTGCCTGGACTCCGCTGTCGAGTATGCGAAGGTTCGACAGCAGTTCGGCCGCACCATCGCCACCTTCCAGGCCGTCAAACACCACTGCGCCAACATGCTGGTCGCGGCCGAGTCGGCCGTGGCCCTGGTGTGGGATGCCGCCCGCGCCGAATCCGAGGACGAGCAGCAGTTCCGGCTCATGGCCGCAGCCGCAGCCGCTTCGGCCCTGCCCGCCTACGTGCGCAACGCCGAGCTCAACATCCAGGTTCACGGCGGCATCGGGTACACCTGGGAGCACGACGCGCATCTGCACCTGCGGCGGGCCCTGGTGCTACGCGCTGTTCTCGGTGGTGACGGCCCCGCCGATGACGTGTTCGCCTTGACCGCGGCCGGCGTGACCCGGCCCAACAGCCTGGACCTGCCCGCCGAGGCCGAGGAGCTGCGGGCTCAGATCCGCGTCGACGCCGCCGAGATCGCCGCCCTCGACACCGATCGTCAGCTCGACAAGCTGATCGCCACCGGTTACGTCATGCCGCACTGGCCCAAGCCGTGGGGCCGGGCAGCAGATGCCGTGGCGCAGTTGGTGATCGAGGAGGAGTTCACCGCTGCGGGCATCACCCGGCCGGACTACTCGATCACCGGGTGGGTGATCCTCACCCTGGTGCAGCACGGAACCCCCTGGCAGATCGAACGATTCGTCGAAAAGGCGTTGCGCAAAGAAGAGATCTGGTGCCAGCTGTTCTCCGAGCCGGACGCCGGGTCTGACGCTGCGGCGGTCAAGACCCGGGCCACCCGGGTCGACGGGGGCTGGTTGATCAACGGGCAGAAGGTGTGGACCAGCGGCGCGCATTACTGTGCCCGCGGACTGGCCACTGTGCGTACTGATTTCGACGTGCCCAAACATGCCGGTATCACCACCGTCATCATCGACATGAAAGCGCCGGGCGTCGAGGTCCGGCCACTGCGGATGATCACCGGCGGTTCGGAGTTCAACGAGGTGTTCTTCAACGACGTCTTCGTGCCCGACGAAGACGTGGTGGGTGAGCCCAATACCGGCTGGACGGTGGCGCGGGCCACCTTGGGCAACGAGCGGGTCAGCATCGGTGGCGGGTCCGGCGTCAACGAGATGGCTTCTGCGGCGTTGGTTCCGCTGGCTCAGCAGCACCAGAACCGGTTGGCCGGAGCGCGTACGCGGGTGGGGGACTTCCTGGCCGACGACCACGCCATGCGACTGCTGAATCTTCGTCGGGCGGTGCGCAGCATCGAGGGCGCCGGCCCGGGCCCCGAAGGCAACATCACCAAACTCAAACTCGCCGAACACATGAACGAGCACGCCGCGATCTCAGCGGCGCTGGTGGGTGCCGACGCCGCGCTGATGGACGGTCCCGCGCTGATGGTCAATCGGATGACCATGGGTGCCAGGGGCATGGCGATCGCCGGCGGCACCTCTGAGGTGACGCGTAACCAGATCGCCGAGCGGATCCTCGGCATGCCGCGCGATCCGCTCATCAAGTAA
- a CDS encoding FadR/GntR family transcriptional regulator yields MAGAVHRGLVGEERHGKAAHVARRIEADVIRRGWPVGASLGSEQELQQQYQVSRSVLREAVRLVEHHQVARMRRGPGGGLIVTAPDAGPATRAVVLYLEYLGFSIDELLAARVLLEPLAARLAAGSIDEAGITRLRNTVGGGLPRHSSEDFHVMLAESAGNPVLALFIDVLIRLTARYAVQSQPPQAHIGAAISQLAVDHAGIVEAVTAGDGARAQTLTEHHVQAVAGWLDKHHRPQLRRGIADRGVETTAPKKKMAEVLATAIHDDIVSDGWPVGAALGTEVELLQHYRVSRSVLREALRILEYHGIARARRGPGGGLFVTEPGQQASVDAVALYLEYRRPTRADLSLVRDAIEVNNVAHVVRRRGSAEVAGFLAAHTAVAGDGRDPHKAGLAEFFFHTDLAELAGNRVLNLFLRILIELFGRHWGSTMDPMPGPDDAADVYRAHARIVEAIRDGDTSIARHRSRRHLEALSSWWG; encoded by the coding sequence GTGGCCGGCGCTGTGCACCGTGGCCTGGTCGGCGAGGAACGCCACGGTAAGGCTGCCCACGTCGCCAGGCGAATCGAGGCCGACGTGATCCGGCGGGGCTGGCCGGTCGGTGCATCGCTGGGCTCGGAGCAGGAACTCCAGCAGCAATACCAGGTGAGCCGGTCGGTGTTGCGCGAAGCGGTTCGGTTGGTCGAGCACCATCAGGTGGCCCGGATGCGGCGGGGCCCGGGCGGCGGGCTGATCGTGACGGCACCGGACGCCGGCCCGGCGACCCGTGCGGTCGTCCTGTACCTCGAGTACCTCGGGTTCTCGATCGACGAATTGCTGGCTGCCCGGGTGTTGTTGGAGCCGTTGGCCGCGCGGCTTGCCGCCGGCAGCATCGACGAAGCCGGGATCACCCGACTTCGCAACACCGTCGGTGGTGGCCTCCCGCGGCACAGCAGCGAGGACTTCCACGTCATGCTTGCCGAGTCGGCCGGCAATCCGGTGCTGGCGTTGTTCATCGACGTACTGATCCGGTTGACCGCCCGGTACGCCGTGCAGTCGCAGCCCCCGCAGGCCCATATCGGCGCCGCCATCAGCCAACTGGCGGTCGATCACGCCGGGATCGTCGAAGCGGTCACCGCAGGCGACGGTGCGCGTGCGCAGACGTTGACCGAACACCATGTCCAGGCTGTCGCCGGCTGGCTGGACAAGCACCATCGGCCGCAACTCCGACGTGGCATCGCGGACCGGGGCGTCGAGACAACAGCGCCGAAGAAGAAGATGGCCGAGGTGCTGGCGACTGCGATCCATGACGACATCGTGTCGGACGGCTGGCCCGTCGGTGCGGCGTTGGGGACGGAAGTCGAACTGCTGCAACACTATCGGGTCAGCAGGTCGGTTCTGCGGGAGGCGCTGCGAATACTGGAATACCACGGGATCGCGCGAGCGCGCCGCGGCCCGGGCGGGGGGTTGTTCGTCACCGAGCCGGGGCAGCAGGCCAGCGTCGACGCCGTGGCGCTGTATCTGGAGTACCGCAGACCCACCCGGGCGGACCTGAGCCTGGTGCGCGATGCGATCGAGGTGAACAACGTCGCCCACGTGGTCCGGCGGCGCGGTTCGGCCGAGGTGGCCGGGTTCCTCGCCGCCCACACGGCGGTGGCCGGCGACGGGCGCGACCCACACAAAGCCGGTCTGGCCGAGTTCTTCTTCCACACCGATCTCGCCGAGCTGGCAGGCAACCGGGTACTCAACCTGTTTCTGCGGATTCTCATCGAACTGTTCGGCCGACACTGGGGTTCCACGATGGATCCCATGCCGGGACCCGACGATGCGGCCGACGTGTACCGCGCACACGCCCGGATCGTCGAGGCGATCCGCGATGGCGACACCAGCATCGCCCGGCACCGCTCGCGACGTCATCTGGAAGCCCTGTCGTCCTGGTGGGGATGA
- a CDS encoding molybdopterin-dependent oxidoreductase, giving the protein MPAPAPGSRMMSGIAAAATALGVAQLVAIPFGSAADARTAIGSAVIDFTPGPVKEWAIQTFGTADKLFLAAAVLAVIAVIAAVTALAETPRRPIGSIAIGLAGVAGCIAVLSRPEADAFDVIPTVIGTACGIAVLRLLTSGRITNGERRPGDAVHVDPGRRLSLMTIGFLGAGVLSGVLGVILTRRFHSIDADRAGFAVPQPKVPSPPIPPQVQPSGVDLPKFVTGNDDFYRIDTALSVPQLSRGSWELRIHGMVDREVTYTFDDLEQFELIEKVVTLACVSNPVGGDLISNAVWTGYRVRDLLAGAGVRPDADMVLSMSSDGFTAGTPVEAMTDERDALLAITMNGEPLPDRHGYPARLVVPGLYGYVSATKWVVDLELTRFDRAEAYWTKLGWAARGPIKTESRIDVPRSGQEVAPGAVTFGGVAWAQNRGVRAVEVRIDGPAGPGIWQPAELGASYSNETWRLWSFPWQATTEGPHTITVRATDNTGQVQTEEQAWVLPDGATGWHEVSFSVR; this is encoded by the coding sequence ATGCCTGCCCCCGCGCCCGGATCGCGGATGATGAGCGGTATCGCGGCCGCAGCGACCGCACTCGGGGTGGCGCAGCTGGTGGCGATCCCGTTCGGCTCCGCCGCTGATGCCCGCACCGCCATCGGGTCCGCTGTCATCGACTTCACCCCCGGACCGGTCAAGGAATGGGCGATTCAGACTTTCGGCACCGCGGACAAACTGTTCCTCGCGGCCGCGGTGCTGGCGGTGATCGCGGTGATCGCCGCCGTCACCGCGCTTGCCGAAACGCCCCGACGGCCGATCGGGAGCATCGCCATCGGCCTGGCCGGGGTCGCCGGATGCATCGCAGTGCTGTCCCGGCCCGAAGCCGACGCCTTCGACGTCATTCCCACCGTGATCGGCACCGCCTGCGGTATCGCCGTGCTACGCCTGCTGACGTCGGGTCGGATCACCAACGGTGAACGCAGGCCGGGGGACGCCGTCCACGTTGATCCCGGCCGTCGGTTGTCCCTGATGACCATCGGATTTCTCGGGGCCGGAGTGCTGTCCGGGGTGCTCGGAGTGATACTCACTCGGCGGTTTCATTCCATTGACGCCGACCGCGCCGGCTTCGCCGTACCCCAGCCGAAGGTGCCCTCTCCCCCGATTCCGCCCCAGGTGCAGCCGAGCGGTGTCGACCTGCCGAAGTTCGTGACCGGCAACGACGATTTCTACCGTATCGACACCGCCTTGAGCGTGCCCCAGCTCTCCCGGGGCAGCTGGGAACTGCGGATCCACGGCATGGTCGACCGCGAGGTCACCTACACCTTCGACGATCTCGAGCAGTTCGAGCTGATCGAGAAGGTGGTGACCCTGGCGTGTGTGTCCAATCCAGTTGGCGGCGACCTCATCTCGAATGCGGTCTGGACCGGGTACCGAGTGCGCGATCTGCTGGCGGGAGCGGGTGTGCGGCCCGACGCCGACATGGTGTTGTCGATGTCCTCAGACGGGTTCACCGCGGGCACACCCGTCGAGGCGATGACCGATGAGCGGGATGCACTGCTGGCGATCACCATGAACGGCGAGCCGCTGCCCGACCGGCACGGCTACCCGGCGCGACTGGTGGTGCCCGGCCTGTACGGCTACGTCTCGGCGACGAAGTGGGTCGTCGACCTCGAACTCACCCGATTCGACCGGGCCGAGGCGTACTGGACGAAGCTGGGCTGGGCTGCGCGCGGACCGATCAAGACCGAATCCCGCATCGACGTGCCCCGCAGCGGCCAGGAGGTGGCCCCGGGTGCGGTGACATTCGGTGGGGTGGCCTGGGCGCAGAACCGCGGGGTGCGCGCCGTCGAGGTACGCATCGACGGACCCGCCGGGCCCGGCATCTGGCAGCCCGCAGAGCTCGGCGCCAGCTATTCCAACGAGACGTGGCGGTTGTGGAGCTTCCCGTGGCAGGCCACGACGGAGGGGCCGCACACCATCACCGTGCGGGCCACCGACAACACCGGGCAGGTCCAGACCGAAGAGCAGGCGTGGGTGTTACCCGACGGCGCCACCGGCTGGCATGAAGTGAGTTTCTCGGTGCGCTGA
- a CDS encoding GatB/YqeY domain-containing protein, with product MAQQPLSPTAAWRARLRSDLMAARKARHPARMSALRCALAAIDNAQTPDAASTVWLNSTEALRRELTDTQIRGLLETEIAERLHAADTVRAHGEHMRAGTLRAEAEILGDLLVDPVEAL from the coding sequence ATGGCTCAGCAACCACTGTCCCCGACAGCCGCATGGCGTGCGCGGTTGCGCTCCGACCTGATGGCGGCCCGCAAGGCGCGGCATCCCGCTCGGATGTCCGCACTGCGCTGTGCACTTGCGGCCATCGACAACGCGCAGACCCCGGACGCTGCGTCGACGGTGTGGCTGAACTCGACCGAAGCGCTGCGCCGGGAGCTCACGGACACCCAGATTCGCGGACTGCTCGAAACCGAGATCGCTGAACGGCTGCACGCCGCCGACACTGTCCGGGCCCACGGTGAACACATGCGGGCGGGAACGTTGCGCGCGGAAGCCGAGATTCTGGGCGACCTGCTCGTGGACCCGGTGGAGGCGCTCTGA
- a CDS encoding SDR family NAD(P)-dependent oxidoreductase, protein MEINGKKAIVVGGASGMGRASAELLAAKGASVAILDREGSDGKDVASALGGEFYAVDVTDFEGTEQALASAVDGLGGLHVIVTTAGGGIGERTLGKSGVHSLDSFRKTIDLNLIATFNISRLAASHMAKNEPEDEERGVIINTASIAAFEGQIGQVAYTAAKAGIAGMCLTMARDLGSLGIRVLAIAPSLFATGLTKGIPDEFATALTKDAAFPKRLGRPEEYGKLVAAIVDNPMLNGQCLRLDAGQRFAPK, encoded by the coding sequence ATGGAAATCAACGGCAAAAAGGCGATCGTCGTCGGCGGCGCATCCGGTATGGGACGCGCATCGGCAGAACTGCTGGCGGCCAAGGGTGCCAGTGTGGCGATCCTCGACCGCGAAGGATCCGACGGCAAGGACGTCGCCAGTGCGCTCGGCGGTGAGTTCTATGCCGTGGATGTCACCGATTTCGAGGGCACCGAGCAGGCGCTGGCCAGTGCGGTCGACGGGCTGGGCGGCCTGCATGTCATCGTCACCACCGCAGGCGGCGGTATCGGCGAGCGGACCCTGGGCAAATCGGGGGTGCACAGCCTGGACTCGTTCCGCAAGACCATCGACCTGAACCTCATCGCCACCTTCAACATCAGCCGGCTGGCCGCATCGCACATGGCCAAGAACGAGCCCGAAGACGAGGAGCGCGGCGTCATCATCAACACCGCGTCCATCGCGGCATTCGAAGGGCAGATCGGCCAGGTCGCCTACACCGCGGCCAAAGCCGGTATCGCCGGGATGTGCCTGACCATGGCACGCGACCTGGGCTCGCTGGGCATCCGGGTGCTTGCGATCGCCCCGAGCCTGTTCGCGACCGGGCTGACCAAGGGCATTCCCGACGAGTTCGCCACGGCACTGACCAAAGACGCTGCGTTCCCCAAGCGTCTGGGCCGCCCCGAGGAGTACGGGAAGCTTGTCGCCGCGATCGTCGACAACCCGATGCTCAACGGTCAGTGCCTTCGCCTGGATGCCGGACAGCGTTTCGCGCCGAAGTAA